A genomic segment from Nicotiana tabacum cultivar K326 chromosome 9, ASM71507v2, whole genome shotgun sequence encodes:
- the LOC107784225 gene encoding uncharacterized protein LOC107784225, whose translation MGRLASAVEISDERHRSYGNGDDGRYSPQRHRYRSRSRSPIRNRNRSRSRSLRGSRCRSRSPAYSPYRGQQPNGRNGRRSYSPDRSYRRPSSTNEPPRRFGRGKKPYLDRDYRNGKIADSDSDEELKAKGLNFEEYRRLKRQKLRKQLKNCIWNCTPSPPRNENEPEYDEPDEIVEKSVDEKVKKTDESKKDLKFSKSESEASDSDSEASDSESSEDLESRKSRKRKKLRSRRRSRRSRRESESQSESEEESSDDSEEEERRIRRKKSWRKQSSRRRDKRGKKKRSKRKSYSDESESKSQSQESDSDDSDASKKQKRDLKSKKKKDDGDSDIPEKSLELDGDARINEKADETTIDEVDSELLEFKELIEARKKSNLDNEPQVGPMPLPRAEGHISYGGALRPGEGDAIAQYVQQGKRIPRRGEVGLSADEISKFEGLGYVMSGSRHQRMNAIRIRKENQVYSAEDKRALAMFNYEEKAKREQKVMADLQRLVQRHIGQDTGPSHDPFGGKSEEGADA comes from the coding sequence ATGGGTAGACTCGCCTCCGCCGTTGAAATCTCCGACGAAAGGCATCGCAGCTACGGGAACGGTGACGACGGCCGTTACTCCCCTCAACGCCACCGCTatcgaagccgtagccgtagccctATCAGAAACCGAAATCGTAGCCGAAGCCGAAGTCTCAGAGGGAGCCGTTGCCGCAGTCGTAGTCCGGCATATAGTCCCTATAGAGGCCAGCAACCTAACGGCCGAAATGGTCGGCGATCATATTCTCCTGATCGTTCGTACCGTAGACCGAGTTCTACAAATGAGCCGCCTAGAAGATTCGGACGTGGTAAGAAACCCTACCTCGATAGAGATTATAGGAATGGAAAAATTGCAGATTCAGATTCGGATGAAGAGCTTAAAGCTAAAGGCTTGAATTTTGAAGAGTACCGAAGGCTAAAGCGTCAGAAATTGAGGAAACAGTTGAAGAATTGTATTTGGAATTGCACACCTAGTCCACCTAGGAATGAAAATGAACCAGAGTACGATGAACCTGATGAAATTGTAGAAAAAAGTGTAGATGAGAAGGTAAAGAAAACTGATGAATCCaaaaaagatttgaaatttaGCAAATCTGAATCGGAGGCCTCAGATTCTGATTCAGAGGCTTCAGATTCCGAATCCTCGGAGGATTTGGAATCCAGGAAATCTAGGAAGAGGAAGAAATTGAGGTCTAGACGTAGAAGTAGGAGATCGAGAAGGGAGAGTGAGAGTCAGAGTGAATCGGAGGAAGAGTCGAGCGATGattcagaagaagaagagaggagaaTACGAAGGAAGAAGTCGTGGAGAAAGCAAAGTAGTAGAAGGAGAGATAAAAGGGGTAAGAagaaaagaagcaaaagaaaaagctATTCAGATGAGAGTGAGAGTAAGAGCCAAAGCCAAGAGAGTGATAGTGATGATTCTGATGCTAGTAAGAAGCAAAAGCGCGATTTGAAGAGTAAGAAAAAGAAGGATGATGGGGATAGTGACATACCAGAAAAGAGCTTGGAATTGGATGGGGATGCTAGAATTAATGAGAAGGCCGATGAAACAACGATAGATGAAGTTGATAGTGAGTTGCTTGAATTCAAAGAACTGATTGAGGCAAGAAAAAAGAGTAATTTGGATAATGAGCCGCAAGTTGGTCCAATGCCATTACCCAGGGCTGAAGGGCATATAAGCTATGGTGGGGCACTTAGGCCTGGTGAAGGTGATGCTATTGCCCAATATGTTCAGCAAGGGAAGCGTATTCCGCGTAGAGGTGAAGTGGGTCTTTCAGCTGATGAGATTTCGAAATTTGAGGGTCTTGGGTATGTGATGAGTGGTAGTAGGCATCAAAGGATGAATGCTATTCGTATTAGAAAAGAAAACCAAGTTTACAGCGCTGAAGACAAGCGAGCCTTGGCCATGTTTAACTATGAGGAGAAGGCTAAGCGTGAACAGAAGGTTATGGCTGATTTGCAGCGCCTTGTGCAACGCCATATTGGTCAGGATACCGGTCCATCTCACGATCCGTTTGGAGGGAAGTCTGAAGAGGGTGCTGATGCTTGA